The following are encoded together in the Planctomycetota bacterium genome:
- a CDS encoding undecaprenyl-diphosphate phosphatase translates to MTIFDAFILGIVEGFTEYLPVSSTGHLILAASLLGLGTGDGTKDMATIKAALDQFEIIIQGGAILAVAGIYWKRLKTMAHGCVGFVHPERATKESHAGFQLLLKLILAFIPAAVVGLTLQKTIKAHFFYPVPVIIALLIGGVLMVSLKGWHKKKLEKHKRGDTISHLSFRGAAFIGLMQTLALMPGTSRSLVTLLGGMLMGLSPVAAAEFAFLLGLPTLSAAAVYETFSLFKDGTVGVTQFIGALGGPLPVLVGLATATLSAAISVKWLVKWLTHHTLAVFGWWRIAVAGCFTVAILAGWIAR, encoded by the coding sequence TTGACGATTTTTGACGCATTTATCCTTGGCATCGTCGAGGGATTCACCGAGTACCTGCCTGTGAGCAGCACGGGGCATCTGATTTTGGCGGCGTCGCTGCTTGGCCTGGGCACGGGCGACGGCACCAAGGACATGGCCACCATCAAGGCGGCGCTGGATCAATTCGAGATCATCATCCAGGGCGGGGCCATTCTTGCGGTCGCCGGCATCTATTGGAAGCGCCTGAAGACCATGGCCCACGGCTGCGTCGGCTTCGTGCATCCGGAGCGGGCGACCAAGGAGTCGCACGCGGGCTTCCAACTTTTGCTGAAGCTGATCCTGGCCTTCATACCCGCGGCCGTGGTCGGGCTCACCCTGCAGAAAACCATCAAGGCTCACTTCTTCTATCCGGTTCCGGTGATCATCGCCCTGCTCATCGGCGGCGTGCTGATGGTGTCGCTCAAGGGCTGGCACAAGAAGAAGCTGGAAAAACACAAGCGGGGCGACACGATCTCGCATCTCTCCTTTCGCGGCGCCGCTTTCATCGGCCTGATGCAGACGCTGGCCCTGATGCCGGGCACGAGCCGCTCGCTGGTGACGTTGCTGGGCGGCATGCTGATGGGTCTCTCGCCGGTCGCCGCCGCGGAGTTTGCCTTTCTGCTGGGTTTGCCCACGCTCAGCGCCGCGGCGGTCTATGAAACCTTCAGCCTTTTCAAGGATGGCACCGTGGGCGTGACGCAATTCATCGGAGCACTCGGCGGGCCGCTGCCCGTGCTTGTGGGTCTGGCCACGGCCACGCTCAGCGCCGCGATCAGCGTGAAATGGCTGGTGAAATGGCTCACCCACCACACGCTGGCGGTCTTCGGATGGTGGCGGATCGCAGTGGCGGGCTGCTTCACCGTGGCGATCCTCGCCGGCTGGATCGCCCGCTGA
- the ilvC gene encoding ketol-acid reductoisomerase codes for MSDPNNATAELRIIQKDSDAPLAPLIGKVVSVLGYGNQGQAHAQNLRDSGVSVRVGSEPGTRGHALAKSAGFDVLSTAEAVKNSDLVIVALPDEIHGKIWTSAIEPNLSRHAVVGFLHGFSIRFGMVKPPASTGVVMVAPKGPGRTLRDRFVAGQGIPCLFAVHAGGIDAKQTRSLGLAWANGIGSLRAAVIETTFAAEAETDLFGEQSVLCGGMLALVKAAYQTLVEAGYPPMLAYIECCHELKQVADLMYARGPSGMRDAISTTAEFGAFDAEGVLLTDKLRQDFKSILARVRDGSFARRFQGDADGGFPIMKKLQQAAAHDPMEEAGRKVRALIPWLAKETP; via the coding sequence GTGTCCGACCCCAATAACGCGACCGCGGAGTTGAGAATCATTCAAAAAGATTCGGACGCACCGCTGGCGCCGTTGATTGGAAAGGTCGTTTCCGTCTTGGGTTACGGAAACCAGGGGCAGGCCCACGCTCAGAATCTCAGGGACAGCGGGGTCTCGGTGCGGGTCGGATCGGAGCCTGGAACCCGCGGACATGCACTCGCCAAGTCGGCCGGCTTTGATGTGCTGTCGACCGCCGAGGCGGTCAAGAATTCCGACCTGGTCATCGTGGCCTTGCCCGACGAAATCCATGGAAAAATATGGACTTCCGCCATCGAACCCAACCTCTCCCGCCATGCAGTGGTCGGGTTTCTGCATGGGTTCTCCATCCGCTTCGGCATGGTCAAGCCCCCCGCCTCCACTGGCGTCGTCATGGTCGCTCCCAAGGGCCCGGGCCGCACGCTTCGCGATCGCTTTGTTGCCGGCCAGGGCATCCCCTGCCTCTTCGCGGTGCACGCTGGCGGCATTGACGCGAAGCAGACGCGATCGCTCGGTTTGGCGTGGGCTAATGGCATCGGCTCGCTTCGCGCCGCGGTGATCGAGACCACCTTCGCCGCGGAAGCGGAGACCGATCTCTTCGGCGAGCAGAGCGTTCTTTGCGGCGGCATGCTGGCGCTGGTGAAGGCCGCCTACCAGACCCTCGTCGAGGCGGGCTATCCCCCGATGCTCGCCTACATCGAGTGCTGCCATGAGCTCAAGCAGGTCGCGGACCTGATGTACGCCCGCGGTCCTTCCGGCATGCGCGACGCCATCAGCACGACGGCGGAGTTCGGCGCCTTCGACGCCGAGGGCGTGCTGCTGACGGACAAACTTCGACAGGACTTCAAGTCAATCCTGGCCCGGGTGCGCGACGGTTCCTTCGCCCGGCGCTTTCAGGGCGACGCAGATGGCGGCTTCCCGATTATGAAAAAACTTCAGCAAGCGGCGGCCCATGATCCGATGGAAGAGGCCGGCCGCAAAGTGCGGGCGCTGATTCCCTGGCTGGCGAAAGAAACCCCTTGA
- a CDS encoding PilZ domain-containing protein, producing MKTLNPERRGNQRFTLRPDVSRVVVHCDKVPFEGHAYDISNCGIRLELDEALQVGKRIDIDLYTTGTFKEIRFSGVVTRIFDEIDDPGPRRMGIEITKFTDKEDEKRLITLLKGGSNGRLR from the coding sequence ATGAAAACTCTCAACCCCGAACGCCGCGGAAATCAGAGATTCACACTTCGACCGGATGTGTCGCGAGTGGTCGTTCATTGCGACAAGGTTCCGTTCGAGGGTCATGCATACGACATCAGCAATTGCGGCATTCGCCTGGAGCTCGACGAGGCTCTTCAAGTCGGCAAGCGGATCGACATCGATCTCTACACGACAGGCACTTTCAAGGAAATCCGTTTCTCAGGCGTGGTCACGAGGATCTTCGACGAAATCGATGATCCCGGACCGCGCCGCATGGGCATCGAGATCACGAAATTCACCGACAAGGAAGATGAGAAGCGACTGATTACGCTTCTCAAGGGCGGTTCGAACGGTCGGCTGAGATGA
- the rnc gene encoding ribonuclease III — MRREVLVKEISIAEIEERIGYHFQDPSLLETALTHASLSDHRSKSNERQEFLGDAVLGLVVCEHLFRSLAESLEGDLTKVKSYAVSRQTCAEIAIELKLHEALRLGKGMGPPTTLPSSVSAAVLESVIGAIYLDGGLEPAREFILKHIGHRVDESLRGGHQFNFKSVLQQTLVALRMPSPSYVILDEKGPDHAKCFEIAVVSGERRFTACWGASKKSGEQAAAQSALRELGVITADERGIEIARPIPGRSRSGPAPKADSVKSPPSEKKK, encoded by the coding sequence ATGCGGCGAGAGGTTCTTGTGAAGGAAATTTCGATTGCGGAGATTGAGGAGCGCATTGGCTATCACTTTCAGGATCCATCGCTCCTGGAAACCGCGCTCACGCATGCATCGCTGAGCGACCACCGCTCCAAGAGCAACGAGCGCCAGGAGTTCCTGGGCGACGCGGTGCTGGGGCTGGTGGTGTGCGAGCATCTCTTCCGCTCGTTGGCGGAAAGCCTGGAGGGCGATCTCACCAAGGTGAAGAGTTACGCGGTGAGCCGGCAGACCTGCGCCGAGATCGCGATCGAATTGAAATTGCACGAGGCGCTGCGTCTGGGCAAGGGCATGGGTCCGCCGACCACGCTGCCGAGCTCGGTGAGCGCGGCGGTGCTGGAGTCGGTCATCGGAGCGATTTACCTTGATGGAGGCCTAGAGCCGGCGCGGGAGTTCATCCTGAAGCACATCGGCCACCGGGTCGACGAATCGCTGCGCGGCGGGCACCAATTCAACTTCAAAAGCGTGCTGCAGCAGACCCTTGTGGCCCTGCGCATGCCCTCGCCCAGCTACGTGATTCTGGATGAAAAGGGGCCCGACCACGCGAAATGCTTCGAGATTGCGGTGGTCAGCGGCGAGCGGCGCTTCACGGCCTGCTGGGGAGCGAGCAAGAAGTCCGGCGAGCAGGCGGCGGCTCAATCGGCACTTCGCGAACTTGGCGTGATCACGGCGGATGAGCGGGGGATCGAGATCGCCCGGCCGATTCCTGGGCGGAGCAGGTCCGGCCCCGCCCCAAAGGCCGACTCGGTTAAGAGCCCGCCTTCCGAAAAGAAGAAATGA
- a CDS encoding 50S ribosomal protein L34, producing the protein MHYPHKLSRIKKLRKVGFRARMQTSKGRAIVNRKRRVGRAVKTR; encoded by the coding sequence ATGCATTATCCGCACAAACTCAGCCGCATCAAGAAACTTCGCAAAGTTGGTTTCCGCGCCCGCATGCAGACAAGCAAGGGCCGGGCCATTGTGAATCGCAAGCGCCGCGTTGGACGGGCCGTCAAGACCCGCTGA
- a CDS encoding CusA/CzcA family heavy metal efflux RND transporter codes for MLEPLLRFSIKNRWLIVLLTAMVASLGLYSLKKLPIDAVPDITNNQVQINALAAALAPAEVEKQVTYPIENALAGIPGLQSTRSLSRNGFAQVTAIFEDGVNVYFARQQVSERLGEARDSLPQGVDPVMGPIATGLGEIYMYTVEYEHPRGVGATITDGVPGWQADGSYLTPEDRRLASELEQSAYLREVQDWIIRPQLKGVKDVAGVDAIGGYVKQYHVQPDPMKLVSYGLTFTEVIHAIESNNVSTGAGYVEHKGESYLVRTTGRIENMEQLESIVVGTRNGVPIYVRDIVVPGGVGVGRELRTGSASENGNEVVVGTAIMLIGANSRTVAAAVDAKMTEIQRSLPPGIRAKTVLNRTKLVDATIATVRTNLLEGAVLVIAVLLLMLGNVRAALICALAIPLSMLMTATGMVQSNVSGNLMSLGAIDFGLVVDGAVIIVENCLRRLGERQHREGRLLTLEERLREVMIAAKEMIQPSVYGQAIIVIVYFPILALTGVEGKMFHPMALTVIFSLIAAFILSMTFVPAMVAILIRGKVSEKDMFLVRWAKSVYAPVVAWSIRMRWSVVSAAVVAFAASALLFTRLGQEFVPQLDEKDIAMHAMRIASTGITQSQAMQFEIERAVAAIPEVAFIFSKTGTAEMATDPMPPNVSDTFIILKPKEEWRSEFDGQKGKLIEFIQKTLAAELGNNYEFTQPIQMRFNELISGVRSDVAVKVYGDDFAAMEKTAKEVQAVLQGIPGAADVKAEQTEGLPVMTVAIDRPAIARYGLSVADVQTVVSAAMGGTEAGQVFEGDRRFHLVVRLPDELRGKFDVLERLPIPLPKGEPQPGILQHASIVDSQGKQTQTADAGFVPLGQVAAIEVAEGANQISRENGKRRIVIQCNVRGRDLGSFVQEAQQRVQGVSLKAGQWIVWGGQYENLVAAKERLGVVVPVCFLLIFLLLFSTFKSVKYALLVFSALPLGLTGGIVALWLRDMPFSISAAVGFIALSGVAVLNGLVMVSFINQLRREGLQRDTAIERGCLVRLRPVLMTALVASLGFVPMALAQGTGAEVQKPLATVVIGGLISSTLLTLVVLPALYRIFTGKDSTNPSG; via the coding sequence ATGCTCGAACCTCTGCTCCGCTTCTCGATCAAGAACCGCTGGCTCATCGTGCTACTCACGGCGATGGTCGCATCGCTTGGTCTCTACTCGCTCAAGAAGCTGCCGATTGACGCGGTGCCCGACATCACCAACAACCAGGTGCAGATCAACGCGCTCGCCGCGGCTCTGGCCCCGGCCGAGGTCGAGAAGCAGGTCACCTATCCGATCGAAAATGCCCTCGCCGGAATACCCGGCCTGCAGTCGACGCGCTCGCTGTCGCGCAACGGCTTTGCGCAGGTCACTGCGATCTTCGAGGATGGCGTCAATGTCTACTTTGCGCGGCAGCAGGTCTCCGAGCGGCTCGGCGAAGCCAGGGATTCGCTGCCGCAGGGCGTCGACCCGGTCATGGGGCCGATCGCCACCGGCCTGGGCGAGATCTACATGTACACCGTGGAATATGAGCATCCCCGCGGAGTCGGCGCGACTATCACCGATGGCGTGCCCGGGTGGCAAGCGGATGGCTCCTATCTGACACCGGAGGATCGGCGCCTGGCCAGCGAGCTCGAGCAATCGGCCTATCTGCGCGAGGTGCAGGATTGGATCATCCGTCCGCAACTCAAGGGTGTGAAGGATGTCGCGGGCGTGGACGCGATCGGCGGATACGTGAAGCAGTACCACGTGCAGCCCGATCCGATGAAACTGGTCTCCTACGGCCTCACCTTCACGGAGGTCATCCACGCGATCGAGAGCAACAACGTCTCGACCGGCGCGGGCTACGTCGAGCACAAGGGAGAGTCCTACCTCGTGCGCACCACGGGGCGCATCGAGAACATGGAGCAGCTTGAATCGATCGTGGTGGGCACCCGCAATGGCGTGCCGATCTATGTGCGGGACATCGTTGTTCCGGGCGGAGTCGGCGTCGGCCGCGAGCTGCGCACCGGCTCTGCCAGCGAGAATGGCAACGAGGTCGTGGTGGGAACCGCGATCATGCTCATCGGCGCCAACAGCCGCACCGTGGCCGCCGCGGTCGACGCCAAGATGACCGAGATCCAGCGCAGTCTGCCGCCCGGAATCCGGGCCAAGACCGTGCTCAATCGCACCAAGCTGGTGGATGCGACCATCGCCACGGTCCGGACCAATCTGCTGGAAGGCGCCGTTCTGGTGATCGCCGTGCTGCTGCTGATGCTGGGCAATGTGCGGGCGGCGCTGATCTGTGCGCTGGCCATTCCGCTGTCGATGCTCATGACCGCCACCGGAATGGTGCAGTCGAATGTGAGCGGAAACCTGATGTCCCTGGGGGCGATCGACTTCGGTCTGGTCGTGGATGGCGCCGTCATCATCGTTGAAAATTGCCTGCGCCGGCTCGGCGAGCGCCAGCACCGCGAGGGCCGCCTGCTCACGCTGGAAGAACGACTTCGCGAGGTCATGATCGCCGCGAAGGAAATGATCCAGCCCTCGGTGTACGGGCAGGCGATCATCGTCATCGTCTACTTTCCGATTCTGGCGCTCACCGGCGTCGAGGGGAAGATGTTCCATCCGATGGCGCTGACGGTGATCTTTTCGCTCATCGCCGCTTTCATCCTTTCGATGACCTTTGTCCCGGCGATGGTCGCGATTTTGATCCGCGGCAAGGTGAGCGAGAAGGACATGTTCCTGGTGCGCTGGGCCAAGTCCGTCTATGCGCCGGTGGTCGCCTGGTCGATCCGCATGCGCTGGAGCGTGGTCTCGGCGGCGGTGGTGGCCTTCGCCGCATCGGCGCTGCTCTTCACGCGGCTGGGTCAGGAATTCGTGCCGCAGCTCGACGAGAAGGACATCGCCATGCACGCGATGCGGATCGCCTCGACCGGCATCACGCAGTCGCAGGCCATGCAGTTTGAAATCGAGCGGGCGGTCGCCGCCATTCCCGAGGTCGCCTTCATCTTCTCCAAGACCGGCACCGCCGAGATGGCCACCGATCCGATGCCCCCGAATGTCTCGGACACATTCATCATTCTCAAGCCCAAGGAGGAATGGCGCAGCGAGTTCGACGGGCAAAAGGGGAAACTCATCGAGTTCATCCAGAAAACACTGGCCGCCGAGCTGGGCAACAACTACGAATTCACGCAGCCGATCCAGATGCGCTTCAACGAATTGATCTCTGGCGTCCGAAGCGACGTGGCGGTCAAGGTCTACGGCGACGACTTTGCCGCGATGGAGAAAACCGCCAAGGAGGTGCAAGCGGTGCTCCAGGGCATTCCCGGCGCCGCCGATGTCAAAGCCGAACAGACCGAGGGCCTGCCGGTGATGACCGTTGCAATCGACCGCCCCGCCATCGCGCGCTACGGCCTGAGCGTGGCTGACGTGCAGACGGTGGTCTCGGCAGCCATGGGCGGCACCGAGGCCGGCCAGGTCTTCGAAGGTGATCGCCGCTTCCACCTGGTGGTTCGCCTGCCGGACGAGTTGCGCGGAAAATTCGACGTGCTCGAGCGACTGCCCATACCCCTGCCCAAGGGCGAGCCGCAGCCGGGCATCCTTCAGCACGCGAGCATCGTTGATTCTCAGGGAAAGCAAACCCAAACAGCGGACGCGGGGTTCGTGCCGCTGGGCCAGGTGGCCGCGATCGAGGTCGCGGAGGGTGCCAACCAGATCAGCCGCGAGAACGGCAAGCGACGGATCGTCATCCAATGCAATGTGCGCGGGCGCGATCTGGGTTCCTTCGTCCAGGAGGCGCAGCAACGCGTTCAGGGTGTTTCCCTTAAGGCAGGCCAATGGATCGTCTGGGGCGGCCAGTACGAAAATCTGGTGGCTGCCAAGGAACGGCTCGGCGTGGTGGTTCCCGTCTGCTTCCTTTTGATCTTCCTGCTTCTCTTCAGCACCTTCAAGAGCGTCAAGTACGCGCTGCTGGTCTTCAGCGCCCTGCCGCTTGGCCTCACCGGCGGCATCGTCGCTCTGTGGCTGCGCGACATGCCCTTCTCCATATCCGCGGCGGTGGGATTCATCGCGCTCTCCGGCGTCGCCGTGCTCAACGGTCTGGTGATGGTTTCGTTCATCAATCAACTGCGGCGCGAAGGTCTGCAGCGCGACACCGCGATCGAGCGCGGTTGCCTGGTGCGGCTGCGGCCCGTGTTGATGACCGCCCTGGTGGCATCACTCGGCTTCGTGCCAATGGCCCTGGCCCAGGGCACGGGCGCCGAGGTCCAGAAACCCCTGGCCACGGTCGTCATCGGAGGGCTGATTTCAAGCACGCTTCTCACGCTGGTGGTGCTGCCGGCGCTCTACCGCATTTTCACGGGGAAAGATTCCACAAATCCAAGCGGTTGA
- a CDS encoding efflux RND transporter periplasmic adaptor subunit yields MSTALLTATVALAALACAGCSKEAPHAEADHHDHAHEKPGAQDESVPHDHAGEKPGAHDESVPHHHAAEKPGAHDESAPHDHAHDHASEGEHSDEVQLTAEAVARYGIKVEAAQHMLLKPTFVAPARVAFNTEAMAHVGSPLRGRVVELPARLGAQVLKGDTLAVIESPELGEAQAEYFQKRTAAEMSKPSMELARISWERAKGLYEKSQGISLTEVQRREGEYFAAVAAQKLAQASVIGGENRLILLGMSKSGIEALAATGEIMPRYSILAAIDGQIVEREVTLGELVGPDRETLMVLANMSTLWVIADVPEARMHEVSLGAKALVTIGTVGSKVFEGTVAFISPLVDPNTRTASVRIEVPAAAMSLKPGMFAQAEIVASSEAEGGAGKPIVAVPDEAVQTVEGGPAVFVPVPDEPNTFAKRAVTVGKSVGGLVPVYSGLAVGEKFVAAGSFILKAELGKGSAAHEH; encoded by the coding sequence TTGTCCACCGCCCTTCTGACTGCGACCGTCGCCCTCGCTGCGCTGGCTTGCGCCGGGTGCAGCAAGGAAGCGCCTCATGCGGAAGCCGACCACCACGACCATGCTCACGAAAAGCCGGGCGCACAAGATGAGAGCGTTCCTCACGATCACGCAGGCGAGAAACCGGGCGCCCATGATGAGAGCGTCCCCCACCACCATGCCGCCGAGAAACCCGGCGCTCATGATGAAAGCGCCCCCCACGACCACGCTCACGACCACGCAAGCGAAGGCGAGCACTCCGACGAAGTGCAGCTCACCGCCGAGGCGGTCGCCCGTTACGGCATCAAGGTGGAGGCCGCGCAACACATGCTCCTGAAGCCCACCTTTGTCGCCCCGGCGCGGGTCGCCTTCAACACCGAGGCGATGGCCCATGTCGGTTCGCCGCTGCGCGGACGCGTGGTCGAGCTCCCGGCTCGCCTGGGCGCGCAGGTCCTTAAGGGTGACACACTCGCGGTGATCGAAAGCCCCGAGCTGGGCGAGGCGCAGGCCGAATATTTTCAGAAGCGCACCGCCGCTGAAATGTCCAAGCCGAGCATGGAGCTGGCGCGGATCTCCTGGGAACGCGCGAAAGGCCTCTACGAAAAGTCGCAGGGCATTTCCCTGACCGAGGTGCAGCGCCGCGAGGGCGAGTACTTCGCGGCGGTGGCCGCTCAGAAGCTGGCCCAGGCTTCAGTCATAGGTGGCGAGAACCGCCTGATCCTTCTGGGCATGTCGAAGTCAGGCATCGAGGCATTGGCCGCCACCGGCGAGATCATGCCCCGCTATTCAATCCTCGCCGCGATCGACGGACAGATCGTCGAGCGCGAAGTCACGCTGGGAGAACTCGTCGGCCCCGACCGGGAAACGCTCATGGTGCTGGCGAACATGAGCACGCTTTGGGTGATCGCCGATGTGCCGGAAGCACGGATGCACGAGGTTTCGCTCGGCGCCAAGGCCCTGGTCACGATCGGCACGGTCGGCAGCAAGGTCTTCGAAGGCACGGTGGCGTTCATTTCGCCGCTGGTCGACCCGAACACGCGGACCGCTTCGGTGCGCATTGAAGTTCCCGCCGCGGCGATGTCGCTCAAGCCGGGCATGTTTGCTCAGGCGGAAATTGTCGCATCAAGCGAAGCCGAAGGCGGCGCCGGAAAGCCCATAGTCGCGGTCCCCGACGAAGCGGTGCAGACCGTGGAGGGCGGCCCCGCGGTCTTTGTGCCGGTGCCCGATGAACCCAACACATTTGCGAAGCGCGCCGTCACGGTGGGCAAGTCCGTGGGCGGTCTGGTGCCAGTCTACTCCGGTCTTGCCGTCGGCGAGAAGTTTGTCGCCGCGGGCAGCTTCATCCTGAAGGCGGAACTAGGCAAGGGAAGCGCGGCGCATGAGCACTAG
- a CDS encoding TolC family protein: MTIFARFFVRGRAPALGVTIAALLAAGCQSNAPQPTAEESIALAIGTKDAVVFRDEGGPLDEPSHTGALSASDALRLAVTTDPSLQAALARVRVAMADADQARLLPNPVLTIAYMWGPGLPQVQVSLMEELIQCLQIPRKASAADNRLARAAADAVTVALDVVVELQSRYAAVQAGDQLIPLLEDRLSLLNKLAQVARNRLDAGEGVRSDVTTLSAQRVALEVEIADARLKRREDRLRLARLIGEPSSAGEWKLDSWSAPALEAHAESQWVNAALLHRPEVQAVTWQLAALGDEYALANLAPWESLSVGAQTQRDDQSFFTGPALSTPIPIFDTGSAKRARAEAEQMEARHNLTLARRKVVEEVRVAYQALAGNLANLRRVQMELVPLQQQRRQEAEDAYQAGQTDVTTVFLAEQDLETSLAKSVDIELQAILSLMRLQRAVGGPGVTPVVAPVETANAGANS, translated from the coding sequence ATGACAATTTTTGCGCGTTTCTTCGTGCGCGGCCGGGCTCCCGCCTTGGGAGTAACCATCGCCGCGCTTCTTGCAGCCGGATGCCAGTCCAATGCTCCGCAACCCACCGCCGAGGAGTCCATCGCCCTTGCCATCGGCACCAAGGACGCCGTGGTCTTTCGCGATGAGGGCGGACCGCTTGATGAACCCTCTCACACAGGCGCACTTTCCGCAAGCGACGCCCTGCGCCTCGCGGTGACCACCGATCCGTCGCTGCAGGCAGCTCTGGCCCGTGTGCGCGTCGCCATGGCCGACGCGGACCAGGCCCGTCTGCTGCCCAATCCCGTGCTCACCATCGCCTACATGTGGGGACCGGGCCTTCCCCAGGTGCAGGTCTCGCTCATGGAGGAGCTGATCCAGTGCCTGCAGATTCCCCGCAAGGCCAGCGCTGCCGACAATCGACTTGCCAGGGCCGCCGCCGACGCGGTGACCGTGGCGCTGGATGTCGTGGTCGAATTGCAATCGCGCTACGCGGCTGTGCAGGCGGGCGATCAATTGATCCCGCTGCTGGAGGACCGACTTTCGCTGCTGAACAAGCTGGCTCAAGTCGCCAGAAACCGGCTCGATGCCGGCGAGGGCGTTCGCTCCGACGTCACGACGCTCTCGGCCCAGCGCGTTGCGTTGGAAGTTGAAATCGCGGATGCGCGGTTGAAGCGGCGCGAGGATCGCCTGCGTCTGGCGCGCCTCATCGGCGAGCCTTCAAGCGCGGGTGAATGGAAATTGGATTCCTGGTCGGCGCCGGCGCTCGAGGCGCACGCGGAGTCGCAATGGGTGAATGCGGCACTGCTTCACCGGCCTGAGGTGCAGGCCGTGACATGGCAACTTGCGGCCCTCGGGGACGAGTACGCACTGGCCAACCTGGCGCCGTGGGAAAGCCTGAGCGTGGGAGCCCAGACCCAGCGCGACGATCAATCCTTCTTCACGGGCCCCGCTCTTTCAACGCCCATTCCCATTTTCGACACGGGTTCTGCCAAGCGGGCCCGCGCCGAGGCGGAGCAAATGGAGGCCCGCCACAACCTCACGCTGGCCAGGCGCAAAGTGGTCGAGGAAGTGCGCGTTGCCTACCAGGCTCTAGCCGGAAATCTCGCCAATCTTCGCCGCGTGCAGATGGAGCTTGTCCCGCTGCAGCAGCAGCGGCGGCAGGAAGCCGAGGACGCCTATCAAGCAGGTCAGACCGACGTGACCACCGTATTTCTCGCCGAGCAGGATCTGGAGACTTCGCTGGCCAAGTCCGTCGACATCGAGCTGCAGGCCATTCTCTCTTTGATGCGCCTGCAGCGCGCCGTTGGCGGACCGGGTGTCACCCCCGTTGTCGCCCCCGTTGAAACCGCAAACGCCGGAGCCAATTCATGA